From the genome of Aureibacter tunicatorum:
TATTCATAGATCAGTAAGCACATATTCTAAAGGCATGAGGCAGAAAGTCGGTATTGCATTGGCCAAATCCAAAAATGCTTCCATTTTGTTGTTGGATGAACCTACTTCCGGATTAGATCCAAAAGCCAGTAATGAGTTTCATGACCTTTTGCTGAAGATGAAAGAAGATGGAGTAAGTACTTTGATGGCCACGCATGACTTATTTCGAGCGAAATCCACAGGCACTCATATCGGCATCATGAAAAATGGAGAAATGGTTAAAACGCTAGAGAGCCATGAGATAGATTATCAGGATTTGGAGCAATTGTATCTGGAAGAAATGGTGCGATTGGATTAGAAGTTTAATCATTAGCTAATATTTGAAAGCGTAACTGAAATTGCATACGCTTGAATTGCTGTAACTTTAAAATAACGACTATGCATTTGCTGATAAAAGAATTACAATCATATCGTCGAAATAAATTTTTACTATGCGTACTATTCGCAATGGAGGCTCTGTTGATTTTTTCATTGTTCAATAGCTATTTTATTCACCATAAAAATTTAGAATCCACCATTGAGGCTCAAGGAAAGCAACGAAAGGAATGGTTGAGCCAAGGAGAAAAGCATCCCCATATGGCGGCGCATTTTGGATATTTTGCTTACAAGCCAGTTTCGGTACTTAGTTTTTTTGATCCAGGTGTCAATGCTTATACTGGAACATATAATTACTTAGAAGCTCATAGGCAAAATGATCTTCAGTTTAGCCCAGTGCAGGATTCAGGTGCTACAGTCAGGTTTGGAGAATTATCGGTTTCAATGCTATTGCAAATCGTATTGCCATTGCTGATAATATTTATGGGTTATAGCTCAGTAAATCAAGAACGCTCATCCGGGATATTGAAATTCGCTATCAGTCAGGGAGCTAGCATGCGCGGGATTGTCTATAGCAAGATATTTTCTTTGTTTATTTCAGTGGTGATTTTACTATTGCCGGTGTTTTTGGCGATGCTGATTTTTTTATTTTTGGAATCATCCTTTCGCTTGGATGCCTTGATGAGATGGGGAGGCTTGATGCTAAGCTATGGATTGTACGCTTTGATTATAGCATGCATTACTGTTATAGTATCTGCTCTTAACAGCAATCGCATGGTT
Proteins encoded in this window:
- a CDS encoding ABC transporter permease, encoding MHLLIKELQSYRRNKFLLCVLFAMEALLIFSLFNSYFIHHKNLESTIEAQGKQRKEWLSQGEKHPHMAAHFGYFAYKPVSVLSFFDPGVNAYTGTYNYLEAHRQNDLQFSPVQDSGATVRFGELSVSMLLQIVLPLLIIFMGYSSVNQERSSGILKFAISQGASMRGIVYSKIFSLFISVVILLLPVFLAMLIFLFLESSFRLDALMRWGGLMLSYGLYALIIACITVIVSALNSNRMVSMIILLSIWMGAVVLSPKMITNWADLSYPLPSQHSFNQEVRESIKQGINGHNDKGERAQKLKAELLKKHNVDSVHKLPFNFQGYVMQAGEEYSSKVYDHHFHFLEAQLDKQDKMGSSASLANPFVALRNLSMAFSATDVDAHFSFQRYAENYRRDFVKQMNQDMMYSSTYGDWEYKAGHHLWEKLPAFEYQSLDMFSILKARHLELLSLLIWTLILVGSVFALSSYFKILS